The Dickeya poaceiphila DNA window AGGTAGAGAATACTCAGGCGCTTGAGAGAACTCGGGTGAAGGAACTAGGCAAAATGGTGCCGTAACTTCGGGAGAAGGCACGCTCCTGTGGGTGAAGTCCCTTGCGGATGGAGCTGACGGGAGTCGCAGATACCAGCTGGCTGCAACTGTTTAATAAAAACACAGCACTGTGCAAACACGAAAGTGGACGTATACGGTGTGACGCCTGCCCGGTGCCGGAAGGTTAATTGATGGGGTTATCCGTAAGGAGAAGCTCTTGATCGAAGCCCCGGTAAACGGCGGCCGTAACTATAACGGTCCTAAGGTAGCGAAATTCCTTGTCGGGTAAGTTCCGACCTGCACGAATGGCGTAATGATGGCCAGGCTGTCTCCACCCGAGACTCAGTGAAATTGAACTCGCTGTGAAGATGCAGTGTACCCGCGGCAAGACGGAAAGACCCCGTGAACCTTTACTATAGCTTGACACTGAACCTTGAACCTTGATGTGTAGGATAGGTGGGAGGCTGTGAAGTGTGGACGCCAGTCTGCATGGAGCCGACCTTGAAATACCACCCTTTAATGTTTGATGTTCTAACCTGGGCCCGTAATCCGGGCCGGGGACAGTGTCTGGTGGGTAGTTTGACTGGGGCGGTCTCCTCCCAAAGCGTAACGGAGGAGCACGAAGGTTAGCTAATCCTGGTCGGACATCAGGAGGTTAGTGCAAAGGCATAAGCTAGCTTGACTGCGAGAGTGACGGCTCGAGCAGGTGCGAAAGCAGGTCTTAGTGATCCGGTGGTTCTGAATGGAAGGGCCATCGCTCAACGGATAAAAGGTACTCCGGGGATAACAGGCTGATACCGCCCAAGAGTTCATATCGACGGCGGTGTTTGGCACCTCGATGTCGGCTCATCACATCCTGGGGCTGAAGTAGGTCCCAAGGGTATGGCTGTTCGCCATTTAAAGTGGTACGCGAGCTGGGTTTAGAACGTCGTGAGACAGTTCGGTCCCTATCTGCCGTGGGCGTTGGAAGATTGAGGGGGGTTGCTCCTAGTACGAGAGGACCGGAGTGAACGCACCGCTGGTGTTCGGGTTGTCATGCCAATGGCACTGCCCGGTAGCTACGTGCGGAAGAGATAACCGCTGAAAGCATCTAAGCGGGAAACTTGCCCCGAGATGAGTCTTCCCTGGGAACGTGATTCCCCGGAAGGGACGTTCGAGACGAGGACGTTGATAGGCTGGGTGTGTAAGCGTAGTGATACGTTGAGCTAACCAGTACTAATGACCCGAGAGGCTTAACCTTACAACACCGAAGGTGTTTTGGAGAGAGACGGAAAGTCGAGTCAGCTTGTTCGAGGATTGGATGGCGTGGTGTGCGGCAAACAGAGAGCACACGGCGACATGAAGGATGATGACGTTGAAAGACGTTGAAAGAATTTGCCTGGCGGCGAGAGCGCGGTGGTCCCACCTGACCCCATGCCGAACTCAGAAGTGAAACGCCGTAGCGCCGATGGTAGTGTGGGGTCTCCCCATGCGAGAGTAGGGAACTGCCAGGCATCAAATTGTGGTGTAAGAAGCACCGGTTATCGAAATGACCTCTTCGATAACATACAGAATCGGTGGTGCGGTAGTTCAGTCGGTTAGAATACCGGCCTGTCACGCCGGGGGTCGCGGGTTCGAGTCCCGTCCGCACCGCCACCCTATTTAGGGGCGTAGTTCAATTGGTAGAGCACCGGTCTCCAAAACCGGGTGTTGGGAGTTCGAGCCTCTCCGCCCCTGCCAAACTAAAAAACCTTCGCGTTGACGTGAAGGTTTTTTTTTGCGTCTATTAGTTTTCATTTCATACTCTCTGCTTTTGGCAGACATATCTACGATGATTTTCGAGTTATTTGCGACGAAAAAGTGCTTCTGGCTTACCTCTAAAAGGGCAGTATAGGATCGTTGCGGTTCTTAATAACTGGTAATGCCTTGATAGGGTTTGAAGAGTGCAAAAGCTCTTCGCCGACAGTTATATCTGCTGGGAGTGATGATTAGTGAATGAGATCTGTCGATCTTCCGAAAGCCCATTGGACTTTCAGGCAGATCGCATATTTACATTGTATAACGGTTTAAGAAACGATGTTCAGTGGGGTTTTCAGTAACTGTTTTATCAATTCCTGTTGATCGCTGTTTTCTAGCCAGACAGCATAACAGGGGCGAACCACAATATTGACCTCCGGAATTAACAGCAATTCGGGATAGTGCTGTGACCACTCACTGGGTAGAAATGCACAACCGCCAATGGTTGACATCAACTGACGTGTCAGATGAGCAGAGGATGTGGTAAGTGAAGGTACTTGATCGCCGGGTAACCAAGGTCCCTCATGTTGATGGAAATCAGCCCCCCATTCCAGTCTGATATACGGTCGTTCTTCCGCGAGAATGCTGTTGGCGGCGGTGAATAAAGATAGGGAAAAATTGCCTAATAACTGACAGGAAAGTTCATCCATCTTCGGAGATTCAGTAGTAATCAGTAAATCCAACTGACGCTCATGGAGCTGCTTAATCAGTGTTTGTCGTAATGCGATTCTTGCTTCCAACTGTAGCAGCGGACGTTGCTGGTAGAGTTCATTCAACCAGGGTGTTAGGAATGCTTCCCAAAGCGAAGCCGTGGCACCAATCGAAAGCTGACTATGCTGCTGAGAACGTGCGACCTCTTTTTTAGCAATTTGCCAGGTACCGATGAGGCTTTCTGCATAAGGCAGCAGACGCTCGCCAGCAGGTGTCAGACGAATATTATTACGGTGTCTGGTGAATAAATTGGCACCTAGCTGATTTTCCAGTTGCCTGATACGAAAACTCACTGCTGATTGTGTCAGATACAATGATTCGGCTGCCCGACCGAAGTGTCTTGTCCGGCTGACTTCCAGAAAGGTTTTTAGTAAGTCGGTATCCATATTTCCTCCAAAATTTTTTTATCGTCATGATTTAAATGTTTTGTTTTACAGGAAGTCAAGCCTATCTAATACTCCGCGCCATAAACGGCACGACCATATGAGAATTAGGAGCGTGTAAAATGGCGGAAAGCTTCTCAACAACCAGTCGTTTTTTTGATAACAAATTCTATCCACGTGGTTTTTCCCGGCATGGTGACTTTACGATTAAAGAAGCTCAACTGCTGGAGCGTTATGGACAGGCATTTAACGAACTTGATTCGGGCAAGCGTCATCCTGTAACAGAGGAAGAGACTCAGTTTGTCGCTGTATGCCGTGGTGAGCGTGCGGCACAGACCGAATTGGAAAGAATCTGGGCGAAATATACCAGCCGTATTCGCCGTCCTAAACGCTTCCATACGCTGTCTGGCGGTAAGCCGCAAATGGATACGGTGGAAGAGTACACTGAAAGCGATGATTAATCTGAATGGGGCTCTGGCCCCATTTTCATATCTGGTATTGATTATCGAAGGCAAGCTCTGTTTCATGCCAGGCTTTTGTGCAGTTGAATCAACAGGCGGTCCATGCAGCGATAGCTGAGTGCTTCTGATAAATGAGCTCGGCGAATTTGATCTTCTCCTCCCAGATCTGCAATGGTACGTGAGACTTTTAGTATTCGGTGCCAGGCTCTGACCGAAAGCCCCAATTTACTCATCACTTCTTCCAGATACGCGGCATCTTCATTTTTTAGCCGGCAGTGACTGGCGATATCATCCGATTTCATTTGTGCGTTGATTCTGCCTGTACGAGCCAATTGTCGTTTTCTGGCCTCAAATACCCGCTCCCGTACGGTTGCGCTGTCTTCACCGATACGTGTTTGCTGTCGAAGGATACCAGGCGGTAGCAATGGTACTTCGATAGATAAATCAAAACGATCCAGAAAGGGGCCTGAAAGCCGGTTGAGATAGCGCAGAATTTGTTGTGCCGGCATACGGTTATGGATGCCCTGATAATGCCCGGATGGGCTGGGATTCATAGCCGCCACCAACTGAAACCGGGCAGGATAACAAACCTTGGCACGGGTACGTGAAATGATTATCTCACCAGACTCCAATGGTTCCCGCAGTGAATCCAACACCCGTCGTTCAAATTCCGGTAGTTCATCCAGAAATAATACGCCATTATGCGCCAACGAGATCTCGCCCGGTTTGGGCAGCACACCTCCACCGACCAGCGCAGTAATCGATGCGGTGTGATGAGGCGAGCGGAATGGTCGTTTACGCCATTGCGACAGACCGGGCTGAATATCAATCAGGCTATTGATGGCAGCGCTCTCCAGTGCTTCGTTGTCATTAAGCTCTGGTAGCAAACCGGGCAGGCGGCTGGCTAGCATGGTTTTGCCGGTTCCTGGTGGGCCAAGCAATAACAAGTTATGTCCACCTGCGGCTGCGATTTCCAGCGCACGTTTAGCTTGTTCCTGACCGATTATCTCTTTCAGGTCTGGTGTCGGCGTATGGGGTGATGTTTGGGGAATAATGTCATTACCGCGCAGTAAGGCTGTTTCACCTTGCAGAAAAGCACAGACTTGCAGCAGATGATTAGCCAGAAGGGTATCACCATGAGGAACCAGCGTAATCTCCATTTTGTTGTCTTCCGGCAGAATCAGTCCACGACCTGCTTTTTGCGCTTCCATTGCTGCGGGAATAGCACCATGAACACCTCTCAGGCTACCTGATAGCCCAAGTTCTCCGAGGAACTCATACTGCGTAAGTTTCTCGCCAGCAATCTGTTCTGAGGCCGCCAGAATGGCCAGTGCGATAGGGAGATCATACCGTCCGCCTTCTTTGGGGAGATCCGCCGGAGCTAGATTGACGGTAATCCGCTTGGCCGGAAAGGTAAAACCGCAGTTGATCAACGCACTGCGTACCCGATCTCGTGCTTCCTTGACCGTGGTTTCTGGTAAGCCAACCAGCGTTAGTGCGGGTAAGCCGTTACTGATATGCACTTCAATCGAGACTTCTGGTGCCTGCATACCGATGGTGGCTCGCGTATAGGTCACTGCCAGTGTCATTGTTCGCTCCTCCCTGTGACCTGAACATCATGCCTATCCCGCTGCTTGATCACATCGTAGAGGTGGCCATTTTGCGAAACGTTGCCAGAAAACAATCTGTTCTTTCAGGCGAAATTCATGAAATTGTGTGCGTGCTTCCGAATGTTGTTAATAAAGAGTTACAAGATGGACGTATTCGCAACAGATTCGTGCCGCTCACGGCATTGCTCGATAGCCGGGATAAGAGTATTTAACAAATATTTAAAATATCATCTGCGATTTTCACATCGCTTCATTTCGTTTCATTGACTGAGACTGCGGCATTGCCTGCCGTCCAGCCTGCTAATGGCATGTAAATGTCTCCACTATCAGGACAGGATAAAAATTATGTTTGGTTGGACTTCTCTACAGCGTAATGCAGCTATTGCCAGCTTTTTAAGCTGGGCACTGGATGCATTTGATTTCTTCGTTCTGGTTTTTCTGCTTAGCGAACTTGCCCACGCGTTTTCCGTCAGTCTGGAACAGGTGACGTTGGCTATTCTGCTGACATTGGCTGTTCGTCCTATCGGGGCACTGTTGTTTGGGCGTCTGGCGGAGCGGTTTGGTCGCAAGCCGATTTTGATGTTGAACATCGTGATGTTCTCGTTGTTTGAACTGTTATCTGCTGCGGCACCGAATATTGCGGTATTTCTGCTGTTGAGGGTGGTTTATGGCGTGGCGATGGGGGGGATCTGGGGCGTTGCGTCTTCACTGGCGATGGAAACCATTCCAGACCGTTCACGCGGATTGATGTCCGGCATTTTCCAGGCCGGATACCCGTTTGGTTATTTGCTGGCGGCAGTGGTCTATGGGGTGTTGTTTGATCAGGTAGGCTGGCGTGGCATGTTTATCATTGGTGCCGTTCCTATCCTGTTGTTGCCGTTTATTTATTTCTGTGTGGAAGAGTCGCCGGTATGGCGGGCAGCCAGGGTGCGCAAGGAAAGTACGGCGTTGTTGCCGGTGTTGAAGACACACTGGAAACTTTGCATTTATCTGGTGGTGTTAATGGCGTCGTTCAATTTCTTCAGCCACGGTACGCAGGACTTGTATCCGGCATTTTTAAAAATTCAGCATGGTTTTGACGCGAAAACCGTCAGCATGATCGCTATCAGCTACAATATTGCTTCGATTATCGGTGGTATTTTTTTTGGAACCTTGTCGGAACGTATTGGCCGGAAGAACGCCATCATTGCGGCTGCGTTATTGGCATTACCAGTTATTCCGCTGTGGGCGTTTTCACAAGGTCCCTGGACGTTGGGGCTGGGCGCGTTTTTAATTCAGTTCATGGTGCAAGGTGCCTGGGGGGTCATTCCGACCTTCCTGAATGAATTGGTACCGAGTAATACGCGTGCGGTGCTCCCCGGTTTTGTCTATCAACTTGGCAACCTTATTGCGTCGGTCAACGCTACGTTACAGGCGAGCATTGCTGAAGCGCACAACCATAACTATGCGCTGGCGATGGCGATTGTGGCAGGAGTAGTGGCGATTGTGATTGCGGTGCTGGCGGCATTTTCTGATAGTCGTTGGGCGGCAAAAAAACATGATGCGGGTGTTTCACAGGTTAGTGCATGAATAATAAGTTATTTTGTAAGGCTGATTGGTTTGCTGGCCACATGACGATGGAAAAAAGAGTTGTCACAGTGCGGATTACTGTGATAACTCTGTAGGTATTCGTTCGACAGTAGATTAATGAACAACCTGAAATGAAAGCCTTAACTCTGGTGATTAGCCTAGTCGTGATTAGCGTGGTGGTGATTATTATTCCACCGTGCGGGGCTGCACTTCGACGAAGAAAGGCTTGAAAATCAAGGCCGGATTCAAGAAAACCCCCGCACCGAAAGGTCGGGGGTTTTCTTTTATGGCCCGGTAACCGCAACAAGGGAGCAGAACATGTTGAGTAGCATAAGATGCTGTTTTCCTCAGATTGAGTTGGGGAAATAACTATGAATGGTGCGCAGTGGGTGGTGCAAGCGTTGCGGGCTCAGGGAGTGGAAACGGTATTCGGTTATCCCGGTGGCGCTATTATGCCGGTCTATGATGCGTTATATGATGGCGGCGTGGAACACCTGCTCTGTCGCCATGAACAAGGGGCAGCGATGGCCGCCATCGGTTATGCCCGCTCTACCGGTAACGTCGGGGTGTGTATTGCGACCTCCGGCCCTGGTGCCACCAATCTAATTACCGGGCTGGCAGATGCCTTGTTGGATTCGGTGCCTATTGTGGCGATTACCGGCCAGGTCGGTTCAGCGTTGATCGGGACTGATGCTTTTCAGGAGATCGATGTGCTTGGCTTGTCGCTGGCCTGCACTAAGCACAGTTTTTTGGTGGACTCTATCGAGTCATTACCGGAAATCATGGCCGAAGCCTTTGCTGTGGCGCGTAGCGGTCGCCCTGGTCCGGTGCTGATTGATATTCCCAAGGATATCCAGTTGGCGGAAGGGGATTTTTCTCCCTGTTTTATGCCGGTGGATGACGTTATGCCATTTTCGCCCCAACAAGTCACAGAGGCGCGGGCGATGCTGGCGCAGGCGAAAAGACCGGTACTGTATGTCGGCGGCGGCGTGGGCATGGCGCAGGCGGTTCCGGCGCTGCGCACCTTTATCGAGACGACTCACATCCCTGCGGTAGTGACTCTCAAAGGGTTGGGCACGGTGGAGAAAGACAACCCTTACTATCTTGGCATGATCGGTATGCACGGTACCCGTGCTGCGAACCTGCTGGTGCAGGAGTGCGATTTATTAGTTGCCGTTGGCGCGCGCTTTGATGATCGCGTAACGGGCAAGTTGAGTGCGTTTGCGCCACACGCCAGTGTGATCCACATGGATATCGACCCGGCTGAACTGAACAAACTGCGGCAGGCGCATGTGGCGTTGTGCGGTGATCTGAATCAATTGTTGCCGGCATTGCAGCAACCGTTGAATATTGACGACTGGCGTCGGCAAGCTGCGATGATGAAAGCGGAATATGAATGGCGCTATGATCATCCCGGTGAGGCTATTTATGCGCCGGCACTGCTGCGTACACTGGCGGATCGTATGCCTGCTGAAACAGTGGTCACCACTGATGTCGGTCAGCATCAGATGTGGGCCGCTCAGCATATGCACTTCACCCGCCCGGAAAATTTCATTACCTCAAGCGGTCTGGGCACCATGGGGTTTGGCGTGCCGGCAGCGGTCGGCGCGCAGGTAGCGCGTCCTGACAATACCGTAATTTGTATTTCGGGTGACGGCTCGTTCATGATGAATGTGCAGGAGCTTGGCACCATCAAGCGAAAACGCCTGCCGCTGAAGATAGTCTTGCTGGATAATCAGCGATTGGGGATGGTTCGACAATGGCAACAACTGTTTTTTGACGAACGTTATAGTGAAACCAACCTCTCTGATAACCCTGATTTCCTGATACTGGCCAGTGCGTTCGGCATTCCCGGCCAGCATATCACCCGTAAAGACCAGATTGACTCTGCCCTGGATGCATTGCTGAACAGCGAAGGCCCTTATCTGCTGCATGTTTCCATCGATGAGAATGAGAATGTCTGGCCGCTGGTGCCGCCGGGTGCCGGTAATGAAACGATGCTGGATAAAACAGAATAATGGCAGGAGACTTTCCCATGACGCATCATCAGCTTTCCATTCAGGCACGCTATCGACCGGAAGTTCTGGAGCGCGTATTGCGCGTCACCCGTCACCGCGGTTTTCAGGTTTGTGCCATGAATATGACGCAGGAATTAAACGGTGATCAGGTACAGATTGATATGACCGTTGCCAGCCACCGATCCGTAGATTTATTGTCAACCCAATTAAGCAAACTGCTGGACATTGCCTGTGTGGAGATCCAGCCGCTGACATCACAACAAATACGTGCCTGAAGGTATTGATAAGGAAAGTTAACAATGACAAAAAAAGCAGACTATATCTGGTTTAACGGCGAAATGGTTCCCTGGGCGGACGCCAACGTTCATGTTATGTCCCATGCGCTACACTACGGTACGTCAGTGTTTGAAGGGGTGCGTTGCTATAACTCCCACAAAGGGCCGGTAGTGTTCCGCCATCGTGAACATATGCAGCGCCTGCATGATTCGGCCAAGATTTATCGGATGCCGCTGTCCTATTCTGTGGATGAGTTAATGGAAGCGTGCCGTGAAACGCTGCGTCGCAACAAACTAACCAGCGCCTATATCCGTCCGCTGGTATTTGTTGGCGATGTGGGCATGGGGGTTAACCCACCGGCTGGCTACAAGACTGATGTGATTATCGCGGCGTTCCCGTGGGGGGCATATCTGGGCGAAGACGCGTTGGATCAGGGAATTGACGCTATGGTGTCGTCCTGGAATCGCGCGGCGGCCAATACTATTCCGACTGCGGCCAAAGCGGGCGGTAATTATCTCTCCTCCTTGTTGGTGGGCAGCGAAGCGCGTCGTCATGGCTATCAGGAAGGGATCGCGCTGGATGTGAATGGTTATGTCTCTGAAGGTGCGGGTGAAAACCTGTTTGAAGTAAAAGATGGCGTGATTTTCACTCCGCCATTTACTTCCGCTGCGCTGCCGGGCATTACCCGTGACGCCATTATCAAGCTGGCGAAGGACAAAGGGTTTGAAGTCCGCGAGCAGGTATTGTCGCGTGAATCGCTGTATCTGGCGGATGAAGTGTTTATGTCCGGTACGGCAGCGGAAATCACGCCAGTTCGCAGCGTGGATGGCATTCAGGTCGGCATCGGCAAGTGTGGTCCGGTCACCAAACAGTTACAGCAGGCGTTCTTTGGCCTGTTCACCGGTGAGACGCAAGACAAGTGGAGTTGGCTGGACCCGGTAAACCCGTAATCAAGCAAAGACAAACTTTTTTCCGGTAGCGATACGCCGCCGGCTACCTGTTTAAACTGGAGTAATCAGAGTATGCCTAAGTACCGTTCAGCCACTACCACGCATGGTCGTAACATGGCTGGAGCGCGAGCCCTGTGGCGCGCCACAGGGATGACCGACGCCGATTTCGGCAAGCCTATCATCGCGGTAGTGAACTCGTTCACGCAATTCGTACCGGGACACGTGCACCTGCGCGATCTCGGCAAACTGGTCGCTGAGCAGATTGAAGCAGCCGGCGGCGTTGCCAAAGAATTCAATACCATCGCGGTGGATGACGGCATCGCCATGGGGCATGGCGGTATGTTGTACTCGCTGCCTTCCCGCGAGCTGATCGCCGACTCAGTGGAATACATGGTCAACGCGCATTGTGCGGATGCGATGGTGTGTATCTCCAACTGTGACAAAATCACCCCAGGAATGCTGATGGCGGCACTGCGTCTTAACATTCCGGCAATTTTTGTTTCCGGTGGACCGATGGAAGCCGGGAAAACCAAGCTGTCTGACCAAATCATCAAGCTGGATCTGATCGATGCCATGATTCAGGGTGCGAATCCGAAGGTCAGCGATGAGGATAGCGCCCAGATTGAGCGCTCCGCCTGCCCGACCTGTGGTTCCTGCTCCGGTATGTTCACTGCCAACTCCATGAACTGCCTGACTGAGGCATTGGGGCTGTCGCAGCCGGGTAACGGCTCGCTGCTGGCGACCCATGCTGATCGCAAAGAGTTGTTTATCAATGCCGGTAAGCGCATCGTCGGTCTGGCGAAACAGTATTACGAGCAAGACGACGCCAGCGTGCTGCCACGCAACATTGCCTCCAAAGCGGCGTTTGAAAACGCCATGACGCTGGATATTGCGATGGGCGGTTCTACCAATACGGTGCTGCACCTGCTGGCGGCGGCGCAGGAGGGTGAAGTGGATTTCACCATGGCGGATATTGACCGTCTGTCACGTCAGGTGCCACACCTGTGTAAAGTGGCGCCAAGCACCCAAAAATACCATATGGAAGATGTGCACCGCGCTGGCGGCGTGATTGGTATTCTCGGTGAGTTGGATCGCGCCGGTCTGCTGAATCAGAACGTGAAAAACGTGCTGGGCTTGACGCTGCCGGAAACGTTGTCGGCCTATGACGTGATGCTCACACAGGATGAGGCGGTGAAAAAGATGTTTGCCGCTGGCCCGGCAGGTATTCGCACCACGCAGGCATTCTCGCAGGATTGCCGGTGGGATTCGCTGGACACTGACCGTCAAGAGGGCTGTATCCGCTCCCGTGAACACGCTTACAGTCAGGACGGCGGTCTGGCGGTGCTGTACGGCAATCTGGCCGAAGACGGCTGTATCGTGAAAACCGCTGGTGTAGACGAAGGCAGTCTGGTGTTCCGTGGTCCAGCCAAGGTGTATGAAAGCCAGGATGATGCGGTAGAAGCGATTCTGGGCGGCGGGGTGCAGGCTGGCGACGTGGTGGTGATTCGCTACGAAGGCCCGAAAGGTGGTCCTGGTATGCAGGAAATGCTCTATCCGACCAGCTTCCTGAAATCGATGGGGTTGGGAAAAGCCTGTGCGCTGATTACCGATGGCCGCTTCTCCGGTGGTACTTCCGGGTTGTCCATCGGCCATGCGTCGCCGGAAGCAGCCAACGGTGGCACCATCGGTCTGGTGCAGGATGGTGACATGATCGCTATCGATATTCCCAAGCGCGGTATCGCGCTGGAAGTCAGCGATGACGAACTGGCCCGCCGTCGTGAGCAGGAACTGGCGCGTGGCGATGCCGCCTGGACGCCGAAAAACCGTGACCGGCAGGTTTCCTTTGCGCTGCGCGCTTACGCCAGCCTGGCCACCAGCGCCGACAAAGGCGCGGTGCGGGACAAGAGCAAGCTGGGGGGCTAAACGCCATGGCAGTATCACTCCCTCTTCCTGCCGAACCCGGCGGAGCAGAGTATCTGCGCGCGATATTGCGTGCGCCGGTGTACGAAGTGGCGCAAGTTACGCCGCTTGAGCGGATGGATAAACTCTCCTCGCGGCTTGGCAACGTTATTCTGGTGAAGCGTGAAGATCGCCAACCGGTGCATAGCTTCAAGCTGCGTGGCGCTTACGCCATGATGGCGAGCCTCAGTGACGAGCAGAAATTGCACGGTGTGGTAACGGCTTCAGCTGGTAACCACGCGCAAGGCGTGGCGTTGTCCGCCAGTCGCCTCGGTATACGGGCGTTGATCGTGATGCCGGTCGCCACGGCGGACATCAAAGTGGATGCCGTGCGCGGTTTTGGCGGAGAGGTGCTGCTGCACGGGGCTAACTTTGATGAGGCCAAAGCCAAAGCCATTGAACTGTCGCAACAGCAGCAGATGACCTTTGTGCCGCCGTTCGACCACCCGGCAGTGATTGCCGGTCAGGGCACGCTGGCAATGGAACTGCTGCAACAGGATGCGCATCTGGACCGTGTATTTGTGCCGGTGGGCGGCGGCGGCCTGGCGGCGGGCGTGGCGGTGTTGATAAAACAACTGATGCCGCAGATCCAGGTGATTGGCGTTGAAGCGGAAGATTCCGCCTGCCTGCGAGCGGCGTTGGATGCCGGGCAGCCGGTGGATTTGCCGCGCGTCGGTCTGTTTGCTGAAGGGGTGGCGGTAAAACGCATCGGTAACGAAACCTTCCGCCTGTGTCGGGAGTATCTGGACGATGTGATTACCGTCGACAGCGACGCTATCTGCGCAGCGGTCAAAGACCTGTTCGAGGATGTCCGGGCGATTGCCGAGCCGTCCGGGGCGCTGGCGCTGGCCGGGATGAAAAAATACGTCCAGCAGCACAATATCCAGGGAGAACGGCTGGCGCATATTTTGTCCGGCGCCAACGTCAATTTCCATGGGTTGCGTTATGT harbors:
- the hdfR gene encoding HTH-type transcriptional regulator HdfR; the protein is MDTDLLKTFLEVSRTRHFGRAAESLYLTQSAVSFRIRQLENQLGANLFTRHRNNIRLTPAGERLLPYAESLIGTWQIAKKEVARSQQHSQLSIGATASLWEAFLTPWLNELYQQRPLLQLEARIALRQTLIKQLHERQLDLLITTESPKMDELSCQLLGNFSLSLFTAANSILAEERPYIRLEWGADFHQHEGPWLPGDQVPSLTTSSAHLTRQLMSTIGGCAFLPSEWSQHYPELLLIPEVNIVVRPCYAVWLENSDQQELIKQLLKTPLNIVS
- a CDS encoding DUF413 domain-containing protein, whose protein sequence is MAESFSTTSRFFDNKFYPRGFSRHGDFTIKEAQLLERYGQAFNELDSGKRHPVTEEETQFVAVCRGERAAQTELERIWAKYTSRIRRPKRFHTLSGGKPQMDTVEEYTESDD
- a CDS encoding YifB family Mg chelatase-like AAA ATPase, translating into MTLAVTYTRATIGMQAPEVSIEVHISNGLPALTLVGLPETTVKEARDRVRSALINCGFTFPAKRITVNLAPADLPKEGGRYDLPIALAILAASEQIAGEKLTQYEFLGELGLSGSLRGVHGAIPAAMEAQKAGRGLILPEDNKMEITLVPHGDTLLANHLLQVCAFLQGETALLRGNDIIPQTSPHTPTPDLKEIIGQEQAKRALEIAAAGGHNLLLLGPPGTGKTMLASRLPGLLPELNDNEALESAAINSLIDIQPGLSQWRKRPFRSPHHTASITALVGGGVLPKPGEISLAHNGVLFLDELPEFERRVLDSLREPLESGEIIISRTRAKVCYPARFQLVAAMNPSPSGHYQGIHNRMPAQQILRYLNRLSGPFLDRFDLSIEVPLLPPGILRQQTRIGEDSATVRERVFEARKRQLARTGRINAQMKSDDIASHCRLKNEDAAYLEEVMSKLGLSVRAWHRILKVSRTIADLGGEDQIRRAHLSEALSYRCMDRLLIQLHKSLA
- a CDS encoding MFS transporter; the encoded protein is MFGWTSLQRNAAIASFLSWALDAFDFFVLVFLLSELAHAFSVSLEQVTLAILLTLAVRPIGALLFGRLAERFGRKPILMLNIVMFSLFELLSAAAPNIAVFLLLRVVYGVAMGGIWGVASSLAMETIPDRSRGLMSGIFQAGYPFGYLLAAVVYGVLFDQVGWRGMFIIGAVPILLLPFIYFCVEESPVWRAARVRKESTALLPVLKTHWKLCIYLVVLMASFNFFSHGTQDLYPAFLKIQHGFDAKTVSMIAISYNIASIIGGIFFGTLSERIGRKNAIIAAALLALPVIPLWAFSQGPWTLGLGAFLIQFMVQGAWGVIPTFLNELVPSNTRAVLPGFVYQLGNLIASVNATLQASIAEAHNHNYALAMAIVAGVVAIVIAVLAAFSDSRWAAKKHDAGVSQVSA
- the ilvL gene encoding ilv operon leader peptide encodes the protein MKALTLVISLVVISVVVIIIPPCGAALRRRKA
- the ilvG gene encoding acetolactate synthase 2 catalytic subunit, which codes for MNGAQWVVQALRAQGVETVFGYPGGAIMPVYDALYDGGVEHLLCRHEQGAAMAAIGYARSTGNVGVCIATSGPGATNLITGLADALLDSVPIVAITGQVGSALIGTDAFQEIDVLGLSLACTKHSFLVDSIESLPEIMAEAFAVARSGRPGPVLIDIPKDIQLAEGDFSPCFMPVDDVMPFSPQQVTEARAMLAQAKRPVLYVGGGVGMAQAVPALRTFIETTHIPAVVTLKGLGTVEKDNPYYLGMIGMHGTRAANLLVQECDLLVAVGARFDDRVTGKLSAFAPHASVIHMDIDPAELNKLRQAHVALCGDLNQLLPALQQPLNIDDWRRQAAMMKAEYEWRYDHPGEAIYAPALLRTLADRMPAETVVTTDVGQHQMWAAQHMHFTRPENFITSSGLGTMGFGVPAAVGAQVARPDNTVICISGDGSFMMNVQELGTIKRKRLPLKIVLLDNQRLGMVRQWQQLFFDERYSETNLSDNPDFLILASAFGIPGQHITRKDQIDSALDALLNSEGPYLLHVSIDENENVWPLVPPGAGNETMLDKTE
- the ilvM gene encoding acetolactate synthase 2 small subunit, which codes for MTHHQLSIQARYRPEVLERVLRVTRHRGFQVCAMNMTQELNGDQVQIDMTVASHRSVDLLSTQLSKLLDIACVEIQPLTSQQIRA
- the ilvE gene encoding branched-chain-amino-acid transaminase — protein: MTKKADYIWFNGEMVPWADANVHVMSHALHYGTSVFEGVRCYNSHKGPVVFRHREHMQRLHDSAKIYRMPLSYSVDELMEACRETLRRNKLTSAYIRPLVFVGDVGMGVNPPAGYKTDVIIAAFPWGAYLGEDALDQGIDAMVSSWNRAAANTIPTAAKAGGNYLSSLLVGSEARRHGYQEGIALDVNGYVSEGAGENLFEVKDGVIFTPPFTSAALPGITRDAIIKLAKDKGFEVREQVLSRESLYLADEVFMSGTAAEITPVRSVDGIQVGIGKCGPVTKQLQQAFFGLFTGETQDKWSWLDPVNP